In a single window of the Micromonospora inositola genome:
- the cofD gene encoding 2-phospho-L-lactate transferase has translation MRIVVLTGGIGGARFLLGVRAYAREVGAEVTAVVNVGDDLLLHGLKVCPDLDSVMYTLGGGADPERGWGRVGETWTVKSELSAYGAEPSWFGLGDKDIATHLVRSTMLNAGYPLSAVTRALATRWEPGLAMLPATDDRLETHVVVDGDQGQRAIHFQEWWVRYRADIPTHRFVFVGAETAKPAPGVLEAIGSADVVLIAPSNPVVSIAPILAVPGLREAVTDGPAPVVGLSPVIGGAPVRGMADRCLAVLGVECSAAGVGGLYGGRSTGGLLDGWLVAPEDEGALVPEVTVRTAPLRMTDEAATVAMVRAALELV, from the coding sequence ATGCGCATCGTGGTTCTGACCGGCGGGATCGGCGGCGCCCGGTTCCTGCTCGGCGTCCGGGCGTACGCCCGGGAGGTGGGGGCCGAGGTGACCGCTGTGGTCAACGTCGGCGACGACCTGCTGCTGCACGGGTTGAAGGTCTGCCCCGACCTGGACAGCGTGATGTACACGCTGGGCGGCGGCGCCGACCCGGAGCGGGGCTGGGGTCGGGTGGGTGAGACCTGGACGGTCAAGTCGGAACTCTCGGCGTACGGCGCCGAGCCGAGCTGGTTCGGCCTCGGCGACAAGGACATCGCGACGCACCTGGTGCGGTCGACGATGCTCAACGCCGGGTATCCGCTCTCCGCGGTGACCCGGGCGCTGGCCACCCGGTGGGAGCCGGGCCTGGCCATGCTGCCGGCCACCGACGACCGGCTGGAGACCCACGTGGTCGTGGATGGCGACCAGGGGCAGCGGGCGATCCACTTCCAGGAGTGGTGGGTGCGGTACCGGGCGGACATCCCGACGCACCGGTTCGTCTTCGTCGGCGCGGAGACCGCGAAGCCGGCGCCGGGGGTGCTGGAGGCGATCGGCTCCGCCGACGTGGTGCTGATCGCGCCGAGCAACCCGGTGGTGAGCATCGCGCCGATCCTGGCCGTACCCGGGTTGCGCGAAGCGGTCACCGACGGGCCGGCGCCGGTGGTGGGCCTGTCGCCGGTCATCGGCGGGGCGCCGGTGCGCGGCATGGCCGATCGTTGCCTGGCCGTGCTCGGCGTGGAGTGCAGCGCGGCCGGGGTGGGCGGGCTCTACGGCGGACGGTCGACGGGCGGGCTGCTCGACGGCTGGCTGGTCGCGCCGGAGGACGAGGGCGCACTGGTGCCGGAGGTGACCGTGCGGACGGCGCCGCTGCGGATGACCGACGAGGCGGCGACGGTAGCGATGGTCCGCGCCGCATTGGAGCTGGTGTGA
- a CDS encoding coenzyme F420-0:L-glutamate ligase, with amino-acid sequence MRLEILPVPGIGDVTEGDDLAALIATAAPWLHDGDVLVVTSKIVSKAEGRLVDVPADGPERLAARDEVLAAETARVVAARGATRIVQTHHGFVMASAGIDASNVDKTRLVLLPEDPDASARALRAALRDRYDLDVAVIISDTMGRPWRNGLTDVALGVAGMPAIRDHRGEIDPYGNELQLTQMAVVDELAGAGELIKGKCDQVPVAVVRGYLGVARADDGEGARALVRDAELDLFSLGTAEAKAAGLRAAATLADGPGPTPADPAAVDRAVAAVADVVAPGTVFTHVRDEEVRAGLVATVPGWPERASGLLLGAPPTPVDQPDLVRFGADLQRLRTALAAEGISSALLPPPVGSTASAALAI; translated from the coding sequence GTGAGGCTGGAGATCCTGCCGGTGCCGGGCATCGGCGACGTGACCGAGGGCGATGACCTGGCGGCGCTGATCGCCACCGCGGCGCCGTGGCTGCACGACGGCGACGTGCTCGTGGTGACCAGCAAGATCGTGTCGAAGGCGGAGGGCCGGCTGGTCGACGTGCCCGCGGACGGCCCGGAGCGGCTCGCCGCCCGGGACGAGGTGCTCGCCGCCGAGACGGCCCGGGTGGTGGCCGCCCGGGGGGCGACCCGGATCGTGCAGACCCACCACGGCTTCGTGATGGCCTCCGCCGGGATCGACGCCTCGAACGTCGACAAGACCCGGCTGGTGCTCCTCCCGGAGGACCCGGACGCCTCGGCCCGGGCGTTGCGCGCCGCGCTGCGGGACCGCTACGACCTCGACGTCGCGGTGATCATCAGCGACACGATGGGCCGGCCCTGGCGCAACGGGCTCACCGACGTGGCGCTCGGGGTGGCCGGGATGCCTGCCATCCGGGACCACCGGGGCGAGATCGATCCGTACGGCAACGAGCTGCAACTGACCCAGATGGCCGTGGTCGACGAGCTGGCCGGCGCCGGCGAGCTGATCAAGGGCAAGTGCGACCAGGTGCCGGTCGCGGTGGTGCGGGGCTACCTCGGCGTGGCCCGGGCCGACGACGGCGAGGGCGCCCGGGCCCTGGTCCGGGACGCCGAGCTGGACCTCTTCTCGCTGGGTACCGCCGAAGCGAAGGCGGCCGGGCTCCGCGCGGCCGCCACCCTGGCAGACGGGCCCGGGCCGACGCCGGCCGACCCGGCCGCGGTCGACCGGGCCGTCGCCGCGGTCGCCGACGTGGTCGCGCCCGGCACGGTCTTCACCCACGTCAGGGACGAGGAGGTACGCGCCGGTCTGGTGGCCACCGTGCCGGGCTGGCCGGAGCGGGCCAGCGGGCTGCTCCTCGGTGCCCCGCCGACCCCGGTCGACCAGCCGGACCTGGTGCGCTTCGGCGCCGACCTGCAGCGGCTGCGGACCGCGCTGGCCGCGGAGGGGATCTCCTCCGCGCTCCTGCCGCCGCCCGTCGGCAGCACCGCCAGCGCCGCCCTGGCCATCTGA